AACCCTTTCTTAGTGTATAATGGAAAGGTATTTTAAATTATGGAGTGCCTATGAAATTTACAAAAAATCAGTTCATTTGGTTGGCTGTCCTCTTTTTCAGCTGTTTCTTGATCTATACTTACTGGGAAACAGTTGTTTCAATTTGTAACACCATTTACGTTGCCAGTCAGCCCTTCCTGGTTGGAGCAGGGATTGCCTTTGTGGTAAATATCCTGATGTCTTTTTATGAGAAACTGCTGGTCAAGTTTATTCCATTTGGTTTTATCGCTAAAATCAAGCGTCCTATTGCTCTGCTCTCGGCATTGGGAACCATTGGTTTGGTTTTTACTTGGGTCGTGTTCACTGTTCTTCCTGATTTGATTGACAGTATCAACACCTTGATTAGTCAAGACCGCTCAGCTATTAATAATTTGATTAATTGGTTGCTTAAGAACAAATCCTTGCAAAAAATTATTCAAGATTTTGGTGGTGTGACACAGGTTAGAGAGCTAATCAATAGCTACAGTGCTCAGTTGCTTCAACAAATCATGAATGGTTTGACCAGTTTCTTGACTTCTTTAACGAGTCTGCCATCAACCTTGATTAATCTTTTTATCAGTATTGTCTTTTCTTGTTATGTCTTAGCTGGAAAAGAGAAACTTGGGAATCAGGTCAATCGTTTGGTAGACGTCTATTTAGGAAGTTATGGTAAGACTTTCCACTATGTAGTTGCTATTCTCAATAATCGATTCCGTAATTTCTTCGTCTATCAGTCGCTTGAGGCTTGTATTTTGGGGACCTTGTGTTATATTGGGATGCGTATCTTTAATTTTCCTTACGCAGCGACTATCTCTATCCTGATTGGTTTTTCAGCAATGATTCCAGTTGTGGGGGCTTATATTGGTGTGACGATTGGTACCATCTTGATTATGACGCACTCTGTGACCTTAGCGCTTTTGTTTGTTGCCTACGTGGTTATTTTGCAGCAGTTTGAAGGGAATCTCATCTATCCTTATGTGGTCGGTGGATCTACCGGACTTCCTGGTATTTGGGTTATCTTCGCAATCACCATAGGTTCTGCCTTGGGTGGTATCTTGGGTATGTTGGTTTCTGTGCCAGTAGCCGCAACCCTATATCAGATTGTTAAAGATAATGTTGTTAGGCGAGAAGGAGCCAAAGCAGCAAATGCTCTTGAAAGTAATGATTAATTAAAACAGACTTGGTTCTGTTTTTTTTCGTGCGATAGTATCAGATTTCAATAAGATAGTATAAGTGTAATCGTTTTCTAAGCGTTATACTATGAGTAAATTGAACAATGCAAGGAGATAAAAGATGACATATACATTTCCAAAAGATTTTCTCTGGGGTGGTGCAACAGCTGCCAACCAGTTTGAGGGTGCTTACAACCTAGATGGCAAAGGCTTGTCCGTACAGGATGTAACGCCAAAAGGCGGTGTTCCCTTTGAACCCGGAGCCTTGAATCCTTTGATTACTGACCAACCAACACCAGATAATCTAAAACTAGAAGGTATAGATTTCTATCACCGTTATAAAGAAGACATAGCACTTTTTGCAGAGATGGGCTTTAAGGTCTTCCGCATGTCAATTGCATGGACTCGTATCTTTCCAAATGGTGATGATGCCGAGCCAAATGAAGCAGGTCTAGCCTTCTACGATAAGGTTTTTGATGAATTGGCCAAATATGGCATCGAACCGCTTGTAACCTTGTCCCATTATGAAACACCACTCAACTTGGCGCGTGAGTACAATGGATGGACTAATCGTAAATTAATTAGTTTTTATGAAAACTATGTCCGTACCGTCTTCACACGTTATAAAGATAAGGTCAAATATTGGTTGACCTTTAATGAAGTCAACTCTGTTTTACATGCTCCGTTCATGTCAGGTGGGATTGCAACGCCGATGGAAGAGCTCTCTAAACAGGATCTTTACCAAGCAGTTCACCATGAGTTAGTCGCTTCTGCTTCAGCAACCAAGATTGGTCATGAAATCAACCCTGACTTTAAGATTGGTTGTATGGTTCTTGCCATGCCAGCTTATGGAATGACAGCTAATCCTTTGGATCAGTTGGCTGTTCACGAGTTTGAAAATCAAAACTATCTCTTCTCAGATATCCATGCGCGTGGGAAATATCCAAACTATATTAAACGCTATTTCAAAGAGAATGGTATTGAAATACAATTTACTCCAGGTGATGAAGAAATCTTAAAGAATACCGTTGATTTTATTTCATTCTCATATTATATGTCTGTGGCAACAGCACACAATCCGCAAGACTATAAGGTTGGAAAAGGCAACATCTTAGGTGGTGTCGAAAATCCCTACCTTGAAAAATCTGAATGGGGTTGGGCTATTGATCCAATCGGTCTTCGACTAGTTTTGAATGACTTTTATGATCGATATCAGTTGCCATTGTTTATCGTCGAAAATGGTTTAGGTGCCAAGGATGTTCTCGTTGACAGTCCAGATGGTCCAACAGTTGAAGATGATTATCGTATTGATTACCTTCAAAAACACTTGATTCAAGTTGGCGAAGCCCTTCAAGACGGTGTAGAACTTTGGGGCTATACGACATGGGGGCCAATTGATTTGGTATCAGCTTCAACGGCTGAACTCAGTAAACGTTATGGCTTCATCTACGTTGATCGCAATGATGATGGTAGTGGTAGCTTGGCTCGTTATAAGAAAAAATCATTTATTTGGTATAAGTCTGTTATCGAAAGCAATGGTGAAGCCCTTTACAAATAGAATATGGTTAAGAATCTCAAAAATATTCGAGATTCTTTTTTAGTATCAAAGTACAACATTGATATATCTGGATTACTGTTGCTATGAGTAAAAATAGAGTATTTCAATACACAATAACTTTGTTTATGTTATTCCACATATTTTCTGAAAAAGTGGTAGAATAAAAGTGTGAAAGCGTTCTTATATTTTCCGAAGAAGTAGCGAGTCTATCTCTTTG
The DNA window shown above is from Streptococcus salivarius and carries:
- a CDS encoding AI-2E family transporter; translation: MKFTKNQFIWLAVLFFSCFLIYTYWETVVSICNTIYVASQPFLVGAGIAFVVNILMSFYEKLLVKFIPFGFIAKIKRPIALLSALGTIGLVFTWVVFTVLPDLIDSINTLISQDRSAINNLINWLLKNKSLQKIIQDFGGVTQVRELINSYSAQLLQQIMNGLTSFLTSLTSLPSTLINLFISIVFSCYVLAGKEKLGNQVNRLVDVYLGSYGKTFHYVVAILNNRFRNFFVYQSLEACILGTLCYIGMRIFNFPYAATISILIGFSAMIPVVGAYIGVTIGTILIMTHSVTLALLFVAYVVILQQFEGNLIYPYVVGGSTGLPGIWVIFAITIGSALGGILGMLVSVPVAATLYQIVKDNVVRREGAKAANALESND
- a CDS encoding glycoside hydrolase family 1 protein; this translates as MTYTFPKDFLWGGATAANQFEGAYNLDGKGLSVQDVTPKGGVPFEPGALNPLITDQPTPDNLKLEGIDFYHRYKEDIALFAEMGFKVFRMSIAWTRIFPNGDDAEPNEAGLAFYDKVFDELAKYGIEPLVTLSHYETPLNLAREYNGWTNRKLISFYENYVRTVFTRYKDKVKYWLTFNEVNSVLHAPFMSGGIATPMEELSKQDLYQAVHHELVASASATKIGHEINPDFKIGCMVLAMPAYGMTANPLDQLAVHEFENQNYLFSDIHARGKYPNYIKRYFKENGIEIQFTPGDEEILKNTVDFISFSYYMSVATAHNPQDYKVGKGNILGGVENPYLEKSEWGWAIDPIGLRLVLNDFYDRYQLPLFIVENGLGAKDVLVDSPDGPTVEDDYRIDYLQKHLIQVGEALQDGVELWGYTTWGPIDLVSASTAELSKRYGFIYVDRNDDGSGSLARYKKKSFIWYKSVIESNGEALYK